In Sulfurisphaera javensis, a single genomic region encodes these proteins:
- a CDS encoding protein kinase — translation MLRELVHNFGVVVFSLGILLALLSVYDLLLLPFAFLFILLGYLALLLLYRDYKKALIEGLKIPIIIILIFVAFYILKFAKIFPYVYEIDGGIGGAVAFLIYRLRWNICRENNCRVILRYVQKSNDYLNCRNLIKFAECFARADAEYYFVQTIRKMRKKDLEKLSEMNLPGKYLYILSHFYQEKRNELLVRACKDGFKQACKEWKPVMWKGSTINGYKIVDVIGEGGLSYVLKAEKGGKLYAIKIPKLNPSSFTTRSIKDMLMDIKNEESVLVQLSEKSPNIVKVYAVHFDEPDIYAILKGDITNYILNPPHIVLEYMAGGSANDYNFTDPRWRKVVYLIIAKIASSLDKIHKSGYVHSDVKPHNILFTSPLTKKPDENLKALMSGKIEVKLSDLGSAVKVGEKAIQLTPEYASIEHVRSMILGGITPFDDIYSLGATAFKLLTGKILNSPQMIKAYEDFFATMNLSVLDLKLYVTRDYSPLNIVERDVANFIMYMTSPTKRPTASEVFRFFYSKVF, via the coding sequence GTGTTAAGAGAGTTAGTTCATAATTTCGGAGTTGTTGTTTTTTCGTTAGGTATACTTCTCGCACTTCTTTCAGTTTACGATCTACTTCTCCTACCTTTTGCTTTTCTTTTTATCTTATTAGGTTATCTTGCACTCCTTTTACTTTATAGAGACTATAAAAAAGCCCTAATTGAAGGATTAAAAATTCCAATCATTATTATCTTAATTTTTGTTGCTTTTTATATTCTAAAATTTGCAAAAATCTTTCCTTATGTATATGAAATTGATGGAGGAATTGGGGGAGCAGTGGCTTTTTTGATTTATAGATTAAGATGGAATATATGCAGAGAGAACAATTGTAGAGTAATCCTTAGATACGTACAAAAATCGAATGATTATTTAAATTGCAGAAATTTAATCAAATTTGCTGAATGCTTTGCAAGAGCTGATGCGGAGTACTACTTTGTTCAAACTATTAGAAAAATGAGGAAAAAAGACTTAGAAAAATTAAGTGAGATGAATTTACCGGGCAAATATCTTTACATTTTGTCCCATTTTTATCAAGAAAAGAGAAACGAGCTATTGGTGAGAGCATGTAAAGATGGGTTTAAACAAGCATGTAAAGAATGGAAGCCAGTTATGTGGAAAGGAAGTACAATAAACGGTTATAAGATTGTTGATGTGATTGGTGAAGGAGGATTAAGTTATGTCCTTAAAGCTGAAAAAGGAGGAAAATTATATGCAATAAAAATTCCAAAACTTAACCCAAGTAGTTTTACAACAAGAAGTATAAAGGATATGTTAATGGATATAAAGAATGAAGAAAGCGTATTAGTACAACTTTCAGAAAAATCCCCAAATATTGTTAAAGTTTATGCGGTTCATTTCGATGAGCCAGATATCTATGCTATTTTAAAGGGTGATATTACAAATTATATTCTAAACCCCCCTCATATAGTCCTAGAGTATATGGCTGGTGGTTCAGCGAATGATTACAATTTCACAGATCCTAGATGGAGAAAAGTTGTTTATCTAATTATAGCAAAAATAGCCTCTAGCTTAGATAAAATACATAAGAGTGGTTATGTTCATTCTGATGTAAAACCTCATAATATACTGTTTACTTCTCCTTTAACTAAAAAGCCAGATGAGAATTTGAAAGCGTTAATGTCTGGGAAGATTGAAGTTAAATTAAGCGATTTAGGGAGTGCAGTTAAAGTGGGTGAAAAAGCAATTCAATTGACTCCAGAGTACGCTTCAATAGAGCATGTAAGGTCTATGATTTTAGGAGGGATTACACCATTTGATGATATATACTCTTTGGGTGCAACAGCTTTTAAGTTGTTAACTGGAAAAATACTTAATTCACCACAAATGATTAAAGCTTACGAAGATTTCTTTGCAACAATGAATTTGTCTGTGTTAGATCTTAAGTTATATGTTACTAGAGACTACTCTCCTTTAAATATCGTTGAAAGGGATGTAGCAAATTTTATTATGTACATGACTTCTCCTACAAAGAGGCCTACAGCATCTGAAGTCTTTAGATTCTTTTATTCGAAAGTTTTTTAA
- a CDS encoding ParA family protein translates to MNRINIISLKGGVGKSLIAFQLAKKLSINRKVALIDRSFSKTISNFFGIKDEFPSGVYWKDVGGIRIVDLSCSTSFMSLEREKIVEEYRKYKDFDIIIVDNPPLPSDQCFEMDLTSWILATNEYVYKAIPILAPPDEIIDYTMRIMLPINDFLSDLLKKNFNIKTSSRLFNPLAIIVNQVKSGYQINYDNIRKYFRDTFIFTIPFKKEVLIKHFDTDLTELDPFVEYIRSYI, encoded by the coding sequence ATGAATAGGATTAATATTATAAGTTTAAAAGGAGGGGTCGGTAAATCTTTAATTGCCTTTCAATTAGCTAAAAAACTTTCAATAAATAGAAAAGTCGCATTGATAGATAGATCATTCTCAAAAACTATTTCTAACTTTTTTGGCATAAAGGACGAATTTCCAAGCGGTGTATATTGGAAAGATGTTGGAGGTATAAGAATAGTTGATCTAAGTTGCTCTACTAGCTTTATGTCACTAGAAAGAGAAAAAATTGTAGAAGAATATAGAAAATATAAAGATTTTGATATAATTATTGTAGATAATCCTCCTCTTCCATCAGATCAGTGCTTTGAAATGGATTTAACCTCGTGGATACTAGCTACCAATGAATATGTTTATAAGGCCATTCCAATTTTAGCCCCTCCAGACGAGATAATTGATTACACTATGAGGATTATGTTACCTATCAATGACTTTCTTTCAGATCTCTTAAAGAAGAACTTTAACATAAAAACTAGTTCTAGATTATTTAATCCATTAGCAATTATAGTTAATCAAGTAAAGAGTGGATATCAGATTAATTACGATAACATTAGAAAATATTTTAGAGATACGTTTATTTTCACAATTCCATTTAAAAAGGAGGTTCTTATAAAGCACTTTGACACGGATTTAACTGAGTTAGATCCTTTCGTTGAATATATTAGATCTTATATTTAA
- a CDS encoding ABC transporter permease, whose amino-acid sequence MLEIMLYEWRRAFSRKKVIVLVIVSLFFEIAVYLAVAFVPSERVKVLLTPFYPYMWALGVLLPQSLLLHFLAISISSGSMSEEYEQGTIDFFLTKAITRSRFITEKWLGSFTLLVFIYGIMVILSLLMSFSLFGSQQDVYLLPEIVASVLFSSLVFFNIAFMIGEVLRRSSLSFIISSSILIGSILVSDVLEFINLITHSPQYITIAEYLPSWGATQLPFILVSNSPFSILIQAIDLLPTISNNINIAIISVLVYSIIPIVMSFSSFLNRDIPKKIS is encoded by the coding sequence GTGTTGGAAATAATGCTTTATGAATGGAGAAGGGCATTTTCTAGGAAGAAAGTTATAGTTTTAGTTATTGTTTCTCTCTTTTTTGAAATTGCTGTATACTTAGCAGTAGCTTTTGTTCCTTCAGAAAGGGTTAAAGTTTTACTAACTCCTTTTTATCCATACATGTGGGCTTTAGGAGTTCTTTTGCCTCAAAGTCTTTTACTTCACTTTTTAGCAATATCAATTTCTTCCGGATCTATGTCAGAAGAATATGAACAAGGAACTATAGATTTCTTTCTTACAAAAGCTATTACTAGGAGCAGGTTTATAACTGAAAAATGGTTAGGTTCTTTTACCTTATTAGTTTTCATTTATGGTATTATGGTAATCCTTTCTCTTTTAATGTCTTTTTCTCTTTTTGGGAGTCAACAAGATGTTTATCTTTTACCCGAAATTGTTGCTTCTGTTTTATTTTCTTCTTTAGTATTTTTCAATATTGCCTTTATGATAGGTGAAGTATTAAGAAGAAGTAGCTTATCCTTTATAATTTCAAGTTCAATTCTAATAGGTTCAATTTTAGTATCTGACGTGCTTGAATTTATCAATCTAATAACTCATTCTCCTCAATATATTACAATTGCTGAATACTTACCATCATGGGGAGCAACACAATTACCATTTATTTTAGTTAGTAATTCTCCTTTTAGTATATTAATTCAAGCAATCGATTTGTTGCCCACTATATCTAATAACATTAATATAGCAATTATTTCAGTCTTAGTATATTCGATAATTCCTATCGTAATGAGCTTTAGTAGTTTCTTGAATCGAGATATACCAAAAAAGATAAGCTAA
- a CDS encoding ABC transporter ATP-binding protein: MIEVIGLVKRYGNREVLSNVSINVKKGEFVSLIGPNGAGKTTMIRSILTLIRPDKGEIRILGKNPFKDKKVFKNLGYVQELPNLPPFMTGRQVLELSAKIKGVKKDEIDEILDVVGMTEFANRQIAKYSKGMIQRIAIAEALLGNPEILILDEPNIGIDPIFTLKVRQIFDRLKREGSSILMTSHELEDVKKLSDRVYMIYKGKIIFEGNVEDLVKKFLGIQVIIESDDDDKEKIVNFLSSLEYVKKVFKEGSRVIISMSEDKREELLEKLISSGFKIKGFYLDLNLEEAYSRAINSVGNNAL; this comes from the coding sequence ATGATTGAAGTTATTGGGCTTGTTAAGAGATATGGCAATAGGGAAGTTCTTTCTAATGTTTCGATTAATGTTAAAAAAGGAGAATTTGTTTCATTAATAGGCCCTAATGGTGCTGGTAAAACAACTATGATTAGGAGTATCTTAACTTTGATAAGACCAGATAAAGGTGAAATTAGAATTTTAGGAAAGAATCCTTTTAAAGACAAGAAAGTCTTTAAGAATCTTGGTTATGTTCAAGAATTGCCTAATCTTCCTCCTTTTATGACAGGAAGGCAAGTCTTAGAATTATCAGCTAAAATAAAAGGAGTAAAGAAAGACGAAATTGACGAAATACTAGATGTTGTTGGTATGACTGAGTTTGCTAATAGGCAAATTGCTAAATATAGTAAGGGAATGATACAGAGGATAGCCATTGCAGAGGCCCTTTTAGGAAATCCTGAAATTCTAATTTTAGATGAACCAAATATAGGTATTGATCCAATTTTTACGCTAAAGGTAAGACAGATTTTTGATAGACTTAAAAGAGAAGGTTCCTCAATTTTAATGACCTCTCATGAGCTAGAGGATGTAAAGAAATTGTCTGATAGGGTTTATATGATTTATAAAGGTAAAATAATCTTTGAAGGGAACGTTGAAGACTTAGTGAAGAAATTCCTAGGAATTCAAGTGATTATAGAGAGTGATGATGATGATAAAGAGAAAATTGTTAACTTTCTTTCTTCGCTTGAATATGTTAAAAAAGTGTTTAAAGAGGGTTCCAGAGTTATAATTTCTATGTCAGAAGATAAAAGAGAGGAATTGCTTGAAAAGCTTATTTCTTCTGGGTTTAAGATTAAAGGTTTTTACTTAGATTTAAATCTTGAAGAGGCTTATTCTAGGGCGATAAATAGTGTTGGAAATAATGCTTTATGA
- a CDS encoding 2-oxoacid:ferredoxin oxidoreductase subunit alpha — translation MSRIVWMIGGAQGLGVDTSANIFGNAVAKAGYYLFGNREYYSNIKGRHSYFEVVISEKPVKSLSSYTNILATFDAETVFQHFTEVTDYLIYNIEFENTSVDLVKSMEPEMAEQVKDILRKEGLGFTLKDVLEYVKKRGVKTIGFNYTELIKKIADTFKVPMSVVERAKNMIAVGASYGLLGLKFDYIKDAITSTFKNELFVKFNTMAAELGYNSVPNTYKLQEYKIEKPRIQVDGNTISALGKLAGGLRFQSYYPITPASDESVYIEANQNLDMIVEGNELRKGGVVVVQTEDELAAINMANGAALTGVRAATATSGPGFSLMAEGISWAGMNEVPVVITYYMRGAPSTGLPTRSGQADLKFALNVGHGEFPRIVIASGDHVEIFWDAIWALNLAEKYQTPVIHIIEKTLANAYSVFDEELITNKPYVIERGKIVKPNGDYFNRFEITEDGISPRAFLGEASIFHCGDEHNEEGHITENSINRMKMYEKRMKKLETADKEIPEEQRVNIVGDSDIVLLTWGSPKGAILEAMDELSKDGIKVMMVQVRMFNPYPKNLMKKVLSGKSKIIAIENNYQGQGAEILAEQTGIFATNYILKWTGRPITREEVIDGVKKILQTDQKRVVLYGGA, via the coding sequence ATGAGCAGAATTGTGTGGATGATAGGAGGAGCACAAGGGCTCGGAGTTGACACTTCAGCTAACATCTTTGGAAATGCCGTTGCTAAAGCTGGCTATTATCTTTTTGGTAACAGAGAATATTATTCTAACATAAAAGGTAGACATAGTTATTTTGAAGTTGTAATAAGCGAAAAACCTGTGAAGAGTCTTTCTTCATATACAAACATATTGGCTACATTTGATGCCGAAACAGTATTCCAACACTTTACTGAAGTTACAGATTATTTAATCTATAACATTGAATTTGAAAACACCTCAGTAGATTTAGTTAAATCTATGGAGCCTGAAATGGCTGAACAAGTGAAAGATATTTTGCGAAAAGAAGGACTTGGATTTACTCTTAAAGACGTACTCGAATATGTAAAGAAAAGAGGAGTAAAAACAATAGGATTTAATTATACAGAGTTAATAAAGAAGATTGCAGACACATTTAAAGTCCCAATGTCAGTTGTTGAAAGAGCTAAAAACATGATTGCTGTTGGAGCATCTTACGGACTACTAGGCTTAAAATTTGATTACATTAAAGATGCTATTACCTCAACTTTCAAAAATGAATTATTCGTAAAGTTTAATACCATGGCTGCTGAACTAGGTTATAATTCTGTTCCTAACACATATAAATTACAAGAATATAAAATAGAAAAGCCAAGAATTCAGGTTGACGGTAATACAATTTCAGCATTAGGTAAGCTTGCTGGTGGATTAAGATTTCAGTCATACTATCCAATAACTCCTGCATCAGACGAAAGCGTCTATATTGAAGCTAACCAAAACTTAGATATGATAGTCGAAGGAAATGAACTAAGAAAAGGTGGAGTAGTTGTCGTTCAAACGGAAGATGAGTTAGCAGCAATCAACATGGCAAATGGAGCAGCATTAACCGGAGTTAGGGCAGCAACGGCAACCTCTGGGCCAGGATTTTCACTAATGGCTGAAGGAATAAGCTGGGCTGGGATGAACGAAGTACCTGTTGTTATAACTTATTACATGAGAGGAGCTCCATCAACTGGCTTGCCTACCAGATCTGGTCAAGCTGACTTAAAATTTGCATTAAACGTAGGACATGGAGAGTTCCCTAGAATAGTTATTGCCTCTGGAGATCATGTTGAGATCTTTTGGGACGCAATTTGGGCCTTAAACCTTGCTGAGAAGTATCAAACTCCAGTAATTCATATAATTGAAAAAACATTAGCAAATGCATATTCAGTCTTTGACGAGGAACTAATAACTAATAAGCCTTATGTAATTGAAAGAGGGAAAATAGTAAAACCTAATGGAGATTACTTTAATAGGTTTGAGATAACTGAAGATGGAATATCGCCAAGAGCATTCCTTGGCGAAGCTAGTATTTTCCATTGTGGAGATGAACATAACGAAGAAGGTCACATAACTGAAAACAGTATTAATAGGATGAAGATGTATGAAAAAAGAATGAAAAAATTAGAAACTGCTGATAAAGAAATACCAGAGGAACAAAGGGTTAACATTGTTGGGGATTCTGATATAGTATTACTTACGTGGGGTTCTCCAAAAGGAGCAATATTAGAAGCAATGGATGAATTAAGTAAAGATGGGATTAAAGTTATGATGGTTCAAGTAAGGATGTTTAATCCTTATCCCAAAAACTTGATGAAGAAAGTACTTTCTGGTAAAAGTAAGATCATTGCAATTGAAAATAATTATCAAGGCCAAGGAGCAGAAATCTTAGCTGAACAAACTGGAATTTTTGCCACAAATTATATATTAAAGTGGACCGGAAGACCTATAACTAGGGAAGAAGTAATAGATGGAGTGAAAAAGATTTTACAAACTGATCAAAAGAGGGTGGTATTGTATGGCGGAGCGTAA
- a CDS encoding 2-oxoacid:ferredoxin oxidoreductase subunit beta → MAERKPVFVDWCPGCGNFGILRAEEMAIRELGINPKSIVIVSGIGCSGKLPHFVNLPISGVHTLHGRSIAYATGIKLSNPSLEVIVNIGDGDGLGIGMGHFVHLGRRNIDITVLIHDNGVYGLTKGQASPTLHRGEKTKSLPKPNIMDAVNPLAVALASGYTFVARGYAYDVIHLKELIKKAIQHKGSALIDILQPCPTYNDINTKEWYDKRVYKLDNTPGWDPVVRREEEAQKKFEQALMKSYEWGDKIPIGIFYQNEFVPTFEDRLTMNIPNYKDFYPAKQPIEINGISTTKIDELIKAKRI, encoded by the coding sequence ATGGCGGAGCGTAAACCAGTATTTGTAGATTGGTGTCCAGGCTGTGGAAACTTTGGTATATTAAGAGCTGAAGAGATGGCAATTAGAGAACTAGGAATAAATCCTAAATCAATTGTTATTGTCTCTGGAATCGGATGTTCGGGTAAGTTACCACACTTTGTGAATTTGCCAATTTCTGGCGTTCATACACTTCATGGCAGATCTATTGCATACGCTACTGGAATAAAATTGTCTAATCCCTCTTTAGAGGTAATTGTGAACATAGGAGACGGTGATGGTTTAGGAATTGGAATGGGTCACTTTGTCCATTTAGGAAGAAGAAACATTGACATAACAGTTTTAATACATGATAATGGAGTTTATGGTTTAACAAAAGGACAAGCTTCTCCAACTTTGCATAGGGGAGAAAAGACTAAATCATTACCTAAACCAAACATAATGGATGCTGTAAACCCATTAGCTGTTGCTTTAGCTAGCGGATATACATTTGTTGCAAGAGGTTATGCATATGACGTTATTCACCTTAAGGAATTAATAAAGAAGGCAATACAACATAAAGGGAGTGCATTGATTGATATTCTTCAGCCATGTCCAACATATAATGATATAAATACTAAAGAATGGTATGATAAAAGAGTTTATAAATTAGATAATACACCAGGTTGGGATCCCGTAGTTAGAAGAGAAGAAGAAGCTCAAAAGAAGTTTGAACAAGCATTAATGAAATCTTATGAGTGGGGTGATAAAATCCCAATAGGAATATTCTATCAAAATGAGTTTGTACCAACTTTTGAAGACAGGCTAACTATGAATATACCTAACTATAAGGACTTTTATCCAGCAAAACAACCAATAGAAATAAACGGAATAAGTACTACAAAAATTGATGAACTTATTAAGGCTAAAAGAATTTAA
- a CDS encoding type II toxin-antitoxin system CcdA family antitoxin yields the protein MSWVTISTKVRRDLWEKAKKYNINISEVLRRALEEEIKEKEKEEARKSALIISKELNLSSQEIVKIIREIRDEKT from the coding sequence GTGAGCTGGGTTACAATATCAACCAAAGTAAGAAGAGACTTATGGGAAAAAGCGAAAAAGTATAATATTAATATTTCTGAGGTGCTAAGGAGAGCTCTTGAAGAAGAAATAAAAGAAAAGGAAAAAGAAGAAGCCAGAAAAAGTGCTCTAATTATTTCCAAGGAATTAAACTTATCATCACAAGAAATCGTTAAAATAATAAGAGAGATCAGAGATGAAAAAACTTGA
- a CDS encoding type II toxin-antitoxin system VapC family toxin gives MKKLEYVIDTSSIIELILTKKDKSIDILERCITADLVFYEIGNFLWKTKKMELLHHFLNILNLIQIENVSLNSEVLKLAINENLTYYDSVYLYLSKKYNLTLLSEDKDLRSKGAKSIHEIFSN, from the coding sequence ATGAAAAAACTTGAATACGTAATTGATACAAGTTCAATTATAGAGTTAATTTTAACCAAAAAAGATAAGTCAATAGACATATTGGAGAGATGTATAACAGCAGATTTAGTCTTTTATGAAATAGGAAATTTCTTATGGAAAACAAAGAAAATGGAACTACTTCATCACTTTTTAAACATTCTTAATCTTATTCAAATTGAAAATGTTAGCCTAAACAGTGAAGTGCTTAAACTCGCAATAAATGAAAATCTAACGTATTATGACTCTGTGTACTTATACCTAAGTAAAAAATATAACTTAACGTTACTAAGTGAGGATAAGGATTTAAGAAGTAAAGGAGCTAAATCAATACATGAGATATTTTCAAATTAG
- a CDS encoding MFS transporter, translating to MKLSDVFKPLDSRNFDVWHIKSLLTTGMGVFTDGYDLSSIGIVLTTVLATFGITKNSPDYLLWDSLIAGSALIGAAIGAIVFGILSNRGRKTFYGIDVALLSIGALLQAFVTSSLELVIVRGLLGLGVGADYVLSPMIMAEHSNAKDRGKLIAFGFGMMWGFGATTAAAIYLILQALGVPSSIAWKIVLASGAIPAASVIYLRRKIPETPRYLLRIKGDTEKFKEVVRTLTKTETNVSSNLKDDIPFSVYFKKFWKIFVPAALLWFLFDIVAYAGILFGPSDIASSVGINNSAIFQFIMEFGFVIPGGLVAIFTIDRIGRKPMQVLGFFGMASSLLAFAALKAYIPAVGALILYGMENFFMQAGPGSISAAGLLGVELAPTKVRGTVQSITVAAGRTGASLTSFVFPELFSMYGEGFAVGFLSSLAFVAAIITLLFIPETKNKPLEVASGEELVSEQIK from the coding sequence ATGAAATTATCAGATGTTTTCAAACCTCTCGATAGCAGAAACTTCGACGTATGGCATATAAAGTCTTTATTAACTACTGGAATGGGAGTCTTTACTGATGGATATGATCTTTCTTCAATAGGAATAGTATTAACTACTGTTTTAGCAACTTTTGGAATAACTAAAAACTCTCCAGACTATCTTTTGTGGGATAGCCTTATTGCTGGCTCAGCTTTAATAGGAGCTGCAATAGGTGCTATAGTTTTTGGAATTCTTTCAAACAGAGGTAGGAAAACATTCTACGGTATTGACGTGGCCTTACTTTCAATAGGCGCATTATTGCAAGCTTTTGTGACTTCATCATTAGAACTTGTTATAGTTAGGGGACTTCTTGGTCTAGGTGTTGGCGCTGATTACGTTCTTTCGCCAATGATAATGGCAGAACACTCTAATGCTAAGGACAGAGGAAAATTAATTGCTTTCGGTTTTGGAATGATGTGGGGCTTTGGTGCTACTACGGCTGCAGCAATTTACTTAATATTACAAGCTTTAGGAGTACCTTCCTCGATAGCTTGGAAAATTGTTTTAGCTTCTGGCGCAATTCCAGCTGCCTCAGTAATTTATTTAAGGAGAAAAATCCCAGAAACACCCAGATACTTACTAAGAATCAAAGGTGATACTGAGAAGTTTAAGGAGGTAGTAAGAACTTTAACAAAAACAGAGACTAATGTATCATCAAATCTGAAAGATGATATACCATTTAGCGTATACTTTAAGAAGTTCTGGAAAATATTCGTTCCAGCTGCACTACTTTGGTTCTTATTTGATATTGTAGCTTACGCTGGAATTTTATTTGGTCCTTCTGATATAGCTTCGAGCGTAGGGATTAATAATAGTGCAATATTTCAATTTATTATGGAATTTGGATTCGTCATACCTGGTGGATTGGTTGCAATATTTACCATTGATAGAATAGGAAGAAAACCTATGCAAGTTTTAGGTTTCTTTGGAATGGCTAGTTCTTTACTAGCATTTGCAGCATTAAAAGCTTATATACCAGCTGTTGGGGCCTTAATACTCTACGGTATGGAAAATTTCTTTATGCAGGCAGGACCAGGTTCAATAAGTGCAGCCGGATTATTAGGAGTTGAATTAGCACCAACAAAAGTAAGAGGAACTGTCCAGTCAATTACAGTTGCTGCTGGAAGAACGGGAGCTTCGTTGACGTCCTTTGTTTTTCCAGAACTTTTCAGTATGTATGGAGAAGGATTTGCAGTTGGTTTCTTAAGTTCTTTAGCATTTGTTGCAGCCATAATAACTTTACTCTTTATACCAGAGACAAAGAATAAACCACTCGAAGTTGCTTCTGGTGAAGAATTAGTTTCAGAACAAATTAAGTAA
- a CDS encoding sugar nucleotide-binding protein — protein MLIVGVTSEGELGESIANFFDNVIVITSPQKVIEEKPTVVIHTFEIPYSEANKNKTLAWNINAWYAINIARAANKIKAVNVYLSTFMIFDGKKGYYSETSTPNPLNYYGLTKLVGESGIMSLGNYLIIRLGLLYSMQYKGLLFPFIKTMIKRRKIKCNVNFYVSPITVSEASEIISSLIKKEIRGVVNLGGKRRSIYNVCKELGEMFETEVIPYEGGYFDFSLDSWLLNSLGFSVRS, from the coding sequence ATGTTGATCGTCGGAGTAACGTCTGAAGGGGAACTAGGGGAATCTATAGCTAACTTCTTTGATAATGTTATAGTTATAACTTCACCGCAAAAAGTTATTGAAGAGAAACCTACTGTAGTAATTCATACTTTTGAAATTCCTTATTCTGAGGCAAACAAGAATAAAACATTAGCTTGGAACATTAACGCTTGGTATGCAATAAATATAGCTAGGGCTGCAAATAAGATAAAAGCTGTTAATGTCTATTTATCAACTTTTATGATATTTGATGGAAAGAAAGGTTATTACTCTGAAACTTCTACACCAAACCCGTTAAACTATTATGGCTTAACGAAATTGGTTGGAGAGTCTGGCATAATGAGCTTAGGAAATTATCTTATTATAAGGTTAGGATTACTTTATTCTATGCAATATAAAGGGCTTCTCTTCCCTTTTATAAAAACAATGATAAAGAGAAGGAAAATTAAGTGTAACGTTAATTTCTATGTTTCCCCAATTACAGTTAGTGAAGCGAGTGAAATAATTTCTTCTCTGATTAAAAAGGAAATAAGGGGAGTGGTGAACTTAGGAGGAAAGAGAAGGAGTATATATAATGTGTGTAAAGAGCTTGGTGAAATGTTTGAGACTGAAGTTATTCCTTATGAGGGAGGCTACTTCGACTTTTCTTTGGATAGCTGGTTACTAAATAGTCTTGGTTTTTCTGTCAGAAGTTAG
- a CDS encoding RsmB/NOP family class I SAM-dependent RNA methyltransferase yields MEDFLSKVLYFVDKGYPLPVAYKKAKELSKDEKDSYEEARQLVLSYYSLHGKSYRKKVKEFLKDGVKITFPQWLENELKEIYDIEKLKQAFLEKTTWIRVNTLKADEDKTIKELEKEGIELERDKDIKYAYKVIKGNIRGTKPFKEFKVIIQDKASMAVVEALKPEKGDLIFDMTSSPGVKASLIMALTENQSKLIISDIDFKRIEREIKFLHDVGVNFDKIQIVHQDSTKNSIIKSDKVLLDAPCSSTGMIGNEPTVLVKLTKERITELSTLQRRLLDNAVAISPFIIYATCSLLPEEGENIVKDYKAKSPLNFGLNEEIGNRFIPYLHQTEGFFVSKITG; encoded by the coding sequence GTGGAAGATTTCCTAAGCAAAGTTCTCTACTTCGTTGATAAAGGATATCCATTGCCCGTTGCGTATAAGAAAGCAAAAGAGTTAAGTAAAGATGAAAAAGACTCTTACGAAGAGGCTAGACAATTAGTACTTTCCTATTATTCTCTTCATGGAAAAAGCTATAGGAAGAAAGTAAAAGAGTTCCTCAAAGATGGTGTAAAAATTACCTTTCCACAATGGCTAGAAAACGAACTAAAAGAAATATATGACATCGAGAAACTTAAACAAGCGTTCTTAGAAAAAACTACATGGATTAGGGTAAATACTTTAAAAGCTGATGAGGATAAGACAATTAAAGAATTAGAAAAAGAAGGAATAGAGCTTGAAAGAGATAAAGATATTAAGTACGCTTACAAAGTTATAAAAGGAAATATTAGAGGAACCAAGCCTTTTAAAGAGTTTAAAGTTATCATTCAAGATAAGGCTAGCATGGCAGTTGTAGAAGCTTTAAAACCTGAAAAAGGAGATCTCATCTTTGACATGACTTCCTCTCCGGGTGTTAAAGCGTCTTTAATAATGGCTTTAACTGAAAATCAAAGCAAGTTAATAATATCTGATATTGATTTTAAAAGAATTGAAAGAGAGATTAAGTTTTTACATGATGTTGGAGTAAACTTTGATAAAATTCAAATAGTTCATCAAGACTCTACTAAAAACAGTATCATAAAGAGTGACAAGGTGTTATTAGATGCACCATGCAGTTCTACTGGAATGATAGGAAACGAACCAACAGTCTTAGTAAAACTTACCAAGGAAAGGATAACTGAACTTTCAACTCTACAAAGAAGATTGTTAGATAATGCTGTAGCTATTTCTCCCTTTATAATATATGCTACTTGTTCTTTATTACCAGAAGAAGGAGAAAATATAGTAAAAGATTATAAAGCAAAGTCTCCACTAAACTTTGGTCTTAATGAAGAGATTGGAAATAGATTTATTCCATACTTGCATCAAACAGAAGGTTTCTTTGTTTCTAAAATAACTGGATAA